A region from the Rhodohalobacter sp. SW132 genome encodes:
- a CDS encoding right-handed parallel beta-helix repeat-containing protein, translated as MSYQSDFIGAKKIDNSRLWLSNSGLFTIFIIAFGLLLVSCDDDDPTGPDLDPDPDPEVEASFTITPESPVMGDEVTLDAGESEITDGEAEFSWTLNTPAGSEAELDSESGEVTGFTADAAGDYNVDLVVTANGVSDGAAEVIEVTAEEEISSNITDDRTLHSEVTYFVTDEIDITAELTIEPGTEIYFESGTGFELPEMNGAIIANGTEEEPILFSGTSEQPGWWNGIYVRESSNALNQLNWVTIEYGGGEEFFRSGSGNVIVGRSDDSSSIEITNSTIRHSESYGIWVNSDSDLPEFEGNTITENEGAPVSLPASSIHQLDAASTFAGNNDDYVFVRSGNDLDSDDVTWENLDADYRIRGDDSIEITNGVTLTIEPGATLKFESAGYIDLDEQGGLMADGTEAEPILFTGTTEQAGWWDGIYVRESNNTQNVLDWVTVEYGGGEEFFRSGSGNVIVGRSDEFSSIEITNSTIRHSASDGIWVNSESDLTVFEGNTITENESAPVNMPASSIHQLDATSGFTGNADDFIFVRSGHEINNEDVTWENLDVNYRIGGGDSVEITDGVTLTIEPGATLEFENSGYIDLDEQGGLMADGTEAEPILFTGTTEQAGWWDGIYVRESTNPQNLLDWVTVEYGGGDDFLRSGSGNVVVGRSNNDSSIDITNSVLQNSATYGLWVESDGTVNDDACDVNTFENNSQDDCLINE; from the coding sequence ATGTCATATCAATCAGATTTTATAGGCGCAAAAAAGATCGACAACAGTCGATTATGGCTAAGTAATTCAGGACTATTCACAATATTTATTATCGCATTCGGGCTGTTACTTGTATCCTGTGACGATGATGACCCGACTGGCCCTGACCTGGATCCGGACCCCGACCCGGAGGTGGAAGCCAGTTTCACTATCACACCTGAAAGCCCTGTTATGGGTGATGAAGTGACACTTGATGCCGGGGAAAGTGAGATTACCGATGGGGAAGCGGAATTTTCATGGACACTTAATACCCCAGCGGGCAGTGAAGCCGAACTTGATTCTGAATCGGGAGAAGTTACAGGTTTTACTGCAGATGCGGCAGGAGACTACAATGTTGATCTCGTGGTAACTGCGAATGGCGTGAGCGATGGCGCTGCAGAAGTTATTGAGGTAACTGCCGAAGAGGAAATTTCATCAAATATTACTGATGATCGAACTCTCCATTCCGAGGTGACTTATTTTGTAACCGATGAAATTGATATTACGGCGGAACTTACTATTGAACCGGGAACAGAAATCTATTTTGAATCGGGAACCGGTTTCGAACTTCCAGAAATGAATGGTGCAATAATTGCAAATGGAACAGAAGAAGAACCAATTCTATTCAGCGGAACAAGTGAACAGCCGGGATGGTGGAACGGGATTTATGTCAGAGAATCAAGCAATGCACTGAATCAACTCAACTGGGTGACCATCGAATATGGAGGTGGTGAAGAGTTCTTCCGAAGCGGATCCGGGAATGTAATTGTTGGCCGAAGCGATGACTCTTCTTCGATTGAGATTACCAACAGTACGATTCGTCACAGTGAGAGCTATGGAATCTGGGTAAATTCAGACAGTGACCTGCCGGAATTTGAAGGAAATACGATTACTGAAAATGAAGGCGCACCTGTAAGTTTGCCCGCAAGCAGTATCCACCAGCTCGACGCTGCCTCGACTTTCGCGGGTAATAACGATGACTATGTTTTTGTCAGGAGCGGTAACGATCTTGATTCAGACGACGTCACATGGGAGAACCTTGATGCCGACTATCGTATTCGTGGTGACGACAGCATTGAGATTACCAACGGAGTTACTCTGACCATCGAGCCCGGCGCCACACTTAAATTTGAATCAGCAGGCTACATTGATCTGGACGAGCAGGGTGGTTTGATGGCCGATGGAACCGAGGCTGAACCTATTCTCTTTACCGGAACAACCGAGCAGGCCGGCTGGTGGGACGGTATCTATGTGAGAGAGTCAAATAATACGCAGAATGTACTTGACTGGGTGACTGTTGAATATGGTGGTGGTGAAGAGTTTTTCCGAAGCGGATCCGGAAATGTGATTGTTGGCAGGAGTGATGAATTTTCCTCCATAGAGATCACAAACAGCACAATTCGACACAGTGCGAGCGATGGAATCTGGGTAAATTCGGAAAGTGATCTTACGGTATTCGAAGGGAATACCATCACTGAAAATGAGAGCGCACCGGTTAATATGCCCGCCAGCAGTATCCACCAGCTTGACGCCACGTCGGGTTTCACGGGTAATGCCGATGATTTTATTTTCGTCCGTAGCGGCCATGAAATCAACAATGAAGACGTTACGTGGGAGAATCTTGATGTCAATTATCGAATTGGCGGCGGCGATAGCGTCGAGATCACCGACGGCGTAACGCTGACTATCGAGCCTGGAGCCACGCTCGAATTTGAAAACAGCGGCTACATTGATCTGGACGAGCAGGGCGGTTTGATGGCCGACGGAACTGAGGCTGAGCCTATACTCTTTACCGGTACTACGGAGCAGGCTGGCTGGTGGGATGGTATCTACGTAAGAGAATCTACGAATCCGCAGAATCTGCTCGATTGGGTAACTGTCGAGTATGGCGGAGGTGACGATTTCTTACGTAGCGGATCCGGAAATGTTGTCGTTGGTCGAAGTAATAACGACTCCTCCATCGATATCACAAACAGTGTTTTGCAAAACAGCGCAACCTACGGACTCTGGGTGGAAAGTGATGGCACCGTAAATGATGATGCGTGTGATGTAAACACCTTTGAAAATAATTCACAAGATGACTGTCTGATCAACGAATAG
- a CDS encoding CBS domain-containing protein has product MGEQKISLAKDPEARKYFLRHLLRDVEAIERILKENIFESGVVRIGAEQEFCLVDSHFKPSKNASVILQMVDDDHFTSELAKYNLEINLDPLPIGPRCFSEMENQLTDLLSKAEDAAGSMDEKVILTGILPSIDFRAVQIEYLTPKKRYKALTDILYELRGEDFELNIIGVDELILRHSNILFEACNTSFQCHLQIEPNRFTDLYNWAQMISGPVLSVAANSPLLLGKQLWSETRIALFQQSIDTRGKGFNFREREQRVTFGNRWIRDLGDVFKNDIARHTLLFSTDLEKDSLELLDEGVIPKLDALQLHNGTVYKWNRPCYGVTDGVPHLRIENRYLPSGPTEKDEIANLAFWTGLMSNMPEQFESNWQEQSFEDAKENFYKAAMWGIQSGMVWEDNLMSARRLILEILLPMAKGGLEKLKIDSDEINHYLSIIEKRAAKHSTGARWIVNSFRSLRRSYSKEEAAVAITAMMHQKRASGKQLHDWEVVRPEDLKDVKFRYDVVSSVMSTDLVTVTENDLAELVLKIMDWRQIRHLPVEDLNGELKGIITKKRLIRYLEDHKNDPFSIASDVMDDNPITIGPNEDLKYAMLLMLDHKISCLPVVEKGRLVGILTDKDTHEIWEKIKKSDDSRN; this is encoded by the coding sequence ATGGGAGAACAAAAAATTTCACTGGCTAAAGATCCCGAAGCCAGAAAATATTTTCTCAGGCATTTGCTGCGTGATGTAGAAGCAATCGAACGAATTCTGAAAGAGAATATATTTGAGTCCGGTGTGGTGAGGATTGGAGCTGAACAGGAATTTTGCCTGGTAGACAGCCATTTCAAACCATCCAAAAACGCATCCGTTATTCTTCAGATGGTGGATGATGACCATTTCACTTCCGAACTTGCCAAATATAACCTGGAGATTAATCTTGATCCGCTCCCAATCGGGCCGCGCTGTTTCTCAGAAATGGAGAATCAGCTAACGGATTTATTGAGCAAAGCTGAAGATGCTGCCGGCTCGATGGATGAAAAAGTGATACTTACGGGAATTTTACCTTCTATCGATTTCAGAGCAGTACAAATAGAATATCTGACTCCGAAAAAGAGATACAAGGCGCTAACCGATATTTTGTACGAACTCAGGGGAGAAGATTTTGAGTTAAATATTATCGGGGTGGATGAACTGATTCTTCGCCATAGTAATATCTTATTTGAAGCGTGCAATACCAGCTTTCAGTGCCATTTGCAGATTGAACCGAACCGGTTTACGGACCTGTACAACTGGGCACAGATGATTTCCGGACCTGTACTGTCTGTGGCTGCAAACTCACCGCTGCTGCTTGGAAAACAGCTGTGGTCAGAAACCAGAATTGCTCTTTTTCAGCAGAGTATTGATACCCGCGGTAAGGGGTTCAATTTCAGGGAACGGGAACAACGGGTTACATTTGGCAACCGGTGGATCCGGGACCTCGGAGATGTTTTTAAAAATGATATTGCAAGACACACGCTTCTTTTTTCTACAGATCTGGAAAAAGATTCACTGGAACTGCTGGACGAGGGAGTAATTCCAAAACTGGATGCCTTACAGCTTCATAACGGAACTGTTTATAAATGGAATCGTCCTTGTTACGGCGTTACGGATGGTGTTCCGCACCTGAGAATTGAAAACCGTTATCTTCCATCCGGGCCAACAGAAAAGGATGAGATAGCCAACCTGGCTTTTTGGACCGGGTTGATGAGCAATATGCCGGAACAGTTTGAAAGTAACTGGCAGGAACAGTCATTCGAAGACGCGAAAGAAAATTTTTATAAAGCAGCGATGTGGGGCATACAGAGCGGAATGGTTTGGGAGGATAACTTAATGTCAGCCCGCAGACTGATACTCGAAATTTTACTTCCCATGGCAAAAGGCGGGCTGGAGAAACTGAAGATCGATAGCGACGAAATAAATCACTACCTGTCGATTATTGAAAAGCGAGCAGCCAAACATTCAACTGGGGCGAGATGGATTGTAAATAGTTTCAGGTCTCTTCGCAGATCATACAGTAAAGAAGAAGCTGCAGTTGCTATTACAGCGATGATGCATCAAAAGCGGGCATCCGGAAAGCAGCTGCATGACTGGGAAGTGGTGCGTCCGGAAGATCTGAAAGATGTGAAATTTCGCTATGATGTGGTCAGCAGTGTGATGAGCACAGACCTGGTAACGGTAACAGAAAATGATCTTGCCGAACTTGTACTCAAAATAATGGATTGGCGACAGATCCGGCACCTGCCTGTTGAGGACCTGAATGGAGAACTCAAGGGAATTATTACAAAGAAACGATTGATTCGTTATCTTGAGGATCATAAAAATGATCCGTTCTCTATAGCATCGGACGTAATGGACGATAACCCCATTACAATCGGCCCCAATGAAGATTTAAAGTATGCCATGTTGCTTATGCTGGATCATAAAATAAGCTGTCTTCCCGTCGTAGAAAAGGGTCGGCTTGTGGGTATTCTCACAGATAAGGATACTCACGAGATTTGGGAAAAAATTAAAAAGTCTGATGATTCAAGAAACTGA
- a CDS encoding CBS domain-containing protein has translation MGEERVKVPESKEQSQKFLKYLLRDVRAMGKMLEEGWFEIDNIRIGAEQEICLIDRNAKPAPIAMELLEELNDKSFTTELAKFNLETNLEPLLFKDRCLTQMEVNIQKKLDYAREKVKIFEGDIVLAGVLPTIRKSDLDISNLTPLPRYRAICDAINKLRGEEYELRIQGTDELLMKFDTPLLEACNTGFQVHLQVNPDDFVQKYNLAQAITGPVLASAVNSPLLFGKRLWKETRIALFHQSVDTRKVGDHLRESSPRVTFGNQWLKESILEIYQEDIARYRVILSSEVDEDVDKLMDEGKVPELRALQIHNGTVYRWNRPCYGISDGKPHLRIENRVFPSGPTVTDEIANAAFWLGLLNGMDQEYPDISKQMDFDDAKMNFFAASKLGLDTKFSWTNDKRYAAVDLICNELLPLAREGLLSVGVDKGDVDSYLDIIEERTDAGQTGSYWMIQSYNALTKDVTREQALTAVTNAMIKNQKKGEPAHKWGLAKLDDMEMWQPSSLLVEEFMTTDLFTVQKDDIIELVANLIDWRRIRYIPVEDDSKHLVGLVSMRMVFREFNNVIHEKGEASSSVGDVMIKNPITIHPEASILEAVDIMDSQKIGCLPVVKNNRLVGIITEQNYMTITKRLLKLLDKKRLPED, from the coding sequence ATGGGCGAAGAGCGCGTTAAGGTACCTGAATCGAAAGAGCAGTCTCAGAAATTTCTTAAATATCTGCTGCGTGATGTTCGCGCGATGGGCAAAATGCTCGAGGAGGGATGGTTTGAGATAGATAACATCCGTATTGGTGCGGAGCAGGAGATCTGTCTGATTGACCGGAATGCCAAACCGGCGCCAATCGCAATGGAGCTTCTGGAAGAGCTCAATGATAAAAGCTTCACGACTGAACTGGCCAAATTTAACCTGGAGACCAACCTGGAGCCGCTTCTTTTTAAAGATCGTTGTCTCACACAGATGGAGGTCAATATCCAGAAAAAGCTCGATTACGCACGGGAGAAGGTCAAAATTTTCGAAGGCGATATTGTTCTTGCAGGGGTTCTTCCTACCATACGAAAATCGGACCTTGATATCAGTAATCTCACACCGCTGCCGCGCTATCGCGCAATTTGCGACGCGATCAACAAACTTCGTGGTGAAGAGTACGAATTGCGTATCCAGGGAACGGATGAACTGCTGATGAAATTCGATACCCCGCTGCTTGAGGCGTGCAATACCGGTTTCCAGGTTCATCTGCAGGTAAATCCCGACGATTTTGTGCAGAAATACAATCTCGCCCAGGCGATTACCGGACCGGTTCTGGCAAGTGCTGTTAACTCGCCGCTACTTTTCGGGAAACGGCTCTGGAAAGAGACGCGGATTGCGCTTTTTCATCAGTCAGTGGATACCCGGAAAGTGGGGGATCATCTCCGGGAATCGAGCCCGAGGGTTACATTTGGAAACCAGTGGCTGAAAGAGAGTATCCTGGAAATTTACCAGGAAGATATTGCGCGTTACCGGGTGATTTTGAGCTCAGAAGTGGATGAAGATGTTGATAAATTGATGGATGAAGGAAAAGTTCCGGAACTGAGGGCACTTCAGATTCATAACGGCACCGTATACCGCTGGAACCGGCCTTGTTATGGAATCAGTGATGGAAAACCTCATCTTAGAATCGAAAACCGCGTATTTCCGTCAGGCCCAACCGTGACCGACGAAATCGCCAACGCCGCTTTCTGGCTTGGTTTGCTGAACGGAATGGATCAGGAATATCCCGACATCAGCAAGCAAATGGATTTTGATGACGCCAAAATGAATTTCTTTGCGGCTTCAAAACTGGGTCTCGATACAAAATTTAGCTGGACCAATGATAAACGGTACGCAGCTGTTGACTTAATCTGCAACGAACTTCTGCCGCTGGCACGGGAAGGGCTGCTCAGCGTTGGTGTGGATAAAGGAGATGTCGACAGCTACCTCGATATCATAGAAGAGCGGACCGATGCTGGTCAGACCGGGAGCTACTGGATGATTCAGTCCTACAACGCACTCACAAAAGACGTAACGCGCGAACAGGCTCTCACGGCGGTAACCAACGCCATGATTAAAAATCAGAAAAAAGGGGAGCCGGCGCACAAGTGGGGTCTGGCTAAGCTGGATGATATGGAGATGTGGCAGCCTTCATCACTGCTGGTGGAAGAGTTTATGACTACCGACCTGTTTACCGTGCAGAAAGATGATATCATCGAACTTGTGGCCAACCTGATCGACTGGCGGCGGATACGGTACATTCCCGTTGAGGATGACAGCAAACATCTCGTTGGCCTGGTAAGTATGCGGATGGTATTCAGGGAGTTCAACAATGTTATCCATGAAAAAGGGGAGGCAAGCAGTTCGGTGGGTGATGTAATGATCAAAAATCCAATAACGATCCATCCGGAGGCATCGATCCTGGAAGCGGTGGATATTATGGACAGTCAGAAAATCGGCTGCCTGCCTGTTGTGAAAAACAATCGATTGGTGGGGATTATTACGGAACAGAATTATATGACGATTACAAAGCGCCTTCTGAAATTACTTGATAAAAAACGGTTGCCGGAAGATTAG
- a CDS encoding YncE family protein → MKRAAFFIPFIILLISCTSQPDPNEPRSMGEAIEVDEGHEAHPQSNRVPHADVRSEKLDINETITSVMNLPKQIELLHDILNGDQNPERNELSLLYNSMGWLNVESLDRETLIIMEKLNNRLVQYDLPDGQITELAEEGRGPGDILFTREMQLFDQKMYIAMQGFRVSLFDCTTGLCEFENTIDTGVNNYSITRTNSGFTVLGLPPFGFDDSPGMDEEIRQFTLHQFTEEGEKTGMFSPVYSHQNPMIPERMSAEGFVRYHPESGRTILISQWLPYLYIYNSDAELEEKYRIPDFIQGYYNLIVDDQISYFRNDMPRSIIQSVTSVDDQFLVIQITNRTNLRGVDRTSRPPSAEEYDQHVTYYAFDMSADQLYKLGEDHYRDGAPRLFYVAGHGLLEAGEEKAYWIGL, encoded by the coding sequence ATGAAAAGAGCAGCTTTTTTTATTCCATTTATAATACTGCTGATATCATGTACGTCTCAGCCTGATCCAAATGAGCCGCGATCCATGGGGGAAGCCATTGAGGTGGATGAGGGACATGAAGCCCATCCGCAATCGAATCGTGTTCCGCATGCAGATGTTCGGTCGGAAAAGCTGGATATCAATGAAACGATCACCTCTGTTATGAATCTGCCCAAACAGATCGAACTGCTTCATGATATTCTGAACGGGGATCAAAACCCGGAGAGAAATGAACTCTCGCTTTTATACAACAGCATGGGCTGGCTGAATGTTGAATCGCTGGACAGGGAAACACTTATTATTATGGAGAAGTTGAATAACCGGCTGGTTCAGTATGATCTGCCGGATGGCCAGATAACGGAGCTGGCTGAAGAGGGCAGAGGGCCGGGCGATATCTTGTTTACACGAGAGATGCAGCTATTCGATCAAAAAATGTACATTGCCATGCAGGGATTCCGTGTTTCATTGTTCGATTGCACCACAGGACTCTGTGAATTTGAAAATACAATTGATACTGGTGTGAATAACTATTCCATCACCCGGACCAACAGCGGATTTACGGTTCTGGGGCTGCCCCCTTTCGGTTTTGATGATTCACCGGGTATGGATGAGGAGATACGGCAGTTTACACTCCATCAATTTACGGAAGAAGGTGAAAAAACGGGGATGTTCAGCCCGGTGTACAGTCACCAAAATCCCATGATTCCGGAGCGGATGAGTGCAGAAGGTTTTGTGAGATATCATCCCGAATCGGGACGTACTATTTTGATTTCCCAATGGCTTCCCTACCTCTACATCTACAATTCTGATGCAGAACTGGAAGAAAAATACCGCATTCCGGACTTCATTCAGGGATATTATAATTTAATCGTTGACGATCAGATCAGCTATTTCAGAAATGATATGCCCAGAAGTATCATCCAGTCGGTTACTTCTGTTGATGATCAATTTCTGGTAATACAAATCACAAACAGGACAAATCTTCGCGGTGTCGACAGAACGTCAAGGCCTCCCAGTGCCGAAGAGTACGATCAGCACGTAACTTACTATGCGTTTGATATGTCAGCCGATCAGCTCTATAAACTTGGTGAAGATCACTATAGGGATGGCGCTCCACGCCTTTTTTATGTGGCCGGTCACGGACTTCTTGAGGCGGGGGAGGAGAAAGCGTACTGGATCGGGTTATGA
- a CDS encoding succinylglutamate desuccinylase/aspartoacylase family protein: MIQETEVQEKEGQYNRIQLVRSGKKGGPVVVLFVGIHGNETAGVSAVVNVLKQYSKKKNSLNGTLYAIKGNIEALNRGVRYIDTDLNRLWEVFGTDRDYSETINSSGQEPSEYYESLKIKSTIEDILEKHSPNDQDIIFADLHTTSSESCAFILLNDTLKNREIARKFPVPQVLGIEENIHGTLLSYINNLGYRAVGFEAGAHTASASVSKSEAFIHLLLHYTGLQNLDEESLKAAEQEIQADATVPDTYYEIRYHHYVEDPETFDMFPGFHNFDRVEKETPLAYENGELIKAPVSGRIFMPLYQKRGNDGFLILDEVSPFWLTLSSWFRNSSAHAILQYLPGVTKVSRQVYEVDRRIAKFLVKEIFHLLGYRVLEKNEFTYICFRR; this comes from the coding sequence ATGATTCAAGAAACTGAAGTACAAGAAAAAGAAGGACAATACAACCGCATTCAACTGGTCAGGTCCGGTAAAAAAGGCGGCCCTGTTGTGGTTCTGTTTGTGGGTATTCACGGTAACGAAACTGCGGGTGTTTCTGCAGTGGTAAATGTTCTGAAACAATACTCAAAAAAGAAAAATAGTCTGAATGGCACTCTTTATGCGATAAAAGGAAATATTGAAGCTCTGAATCGCGGTGTGCGCTACATTGATACAGACCTGAACAGGCTGTGGGAAGTTTTTGGGACAGACCGGGATTACTCTGAAACAATCAATAGTTCTGGTCAGGAACCTTCAGAATACTATGAAAGCCTGAAAATAAAATCTACCATTGAGGATATCCTGGAAAAACACAGTCCTAATGACCAGGATATTATCTTTGCAGACCTGCATACCACCTCATCTGAAAGCTGTGCATTTATTTTATTGAACGATACTCTGAAAAACCGGGAAATTGCACGGAAATTTCCCGTGCCGCAGGTTCTCGGAATTGAAGAAAATATTCACGGTACGCTATTGAGCTATATTAACAATTTGGGGTACAGGGCTGTTGGGTTCGAAGCCGGGGCACATACCGCAAGTGCATCGGTTAGCAAAAGCGAGGCATTTATTCACCTGTTGTTACACTATACAGGGCTGCAGAATCTGGATGAAGAATCGCTGAAAGCAGCAGAACAGGAGATACAGGCAGATGCCACTGTTCCCGATACCTATTACGAAATTCGTTATCATCATTACGTGGAGGATCCGGAAACGTTCGACATGTTTCCGGGATTTCATAATTTTGATCGCGTGGAAAAAGAGACTCCGCTGGCTTATGAAAATGGTGAATTAATAAAGGCTCCCGTTTCCGGAAGGATTTTTATGCCGCTCTATCAAAAACGCGGAAACGATGGTTTTTTGATTCTGGACGAGGTGTCACCATTCTGGCTTACTCTCTCATCATGGTTCAGGAACAGCTCGGCACACGCTATATTGCAATATCTGCCGGGGGTCACAAAAGTCAGCCGCCAGGTCTATGAAGTAGATCGCAGGATTGCGAAATTCCTGGTTAAAGAGATTTTTCACCTGCTTGGATACCGGGTACTCGAAAAAAACGAATTCACCTATATCTGCTTCAGGCGGTAA
- a CDS encoding T9SS type A sorting domain-containing protein, producing MISKSYFSISTVIVLMAMLTSVSFAQDVVTLEPYNVNQQFLVDQIAADTAANDGVIPEGRIYELIGGEVYLNTSILFIEDYETLHVRSSNDEKAIIYQYPTGSGDNPNNPPGNLFISRGGDIILDGLAVTGYYEPGDDLSEEEFDELYTVQGGLLRTNQEGASIIVTNSIFSNVAGQILRTEGSTVKIHFEDVVFANLGALSTSNFGAGKGIDLREASVDSLIMINNTFVNYQDRPIRHYNFGNPEAGTGAIGYGLFDHNTFVNGMGFHGVLSLGTVGDKIEITNNLFVDAFASGEDPTDDTRTAEWANTGEQYDNGNNRMAWIFANPNETTEWVIENNYFAVTAEGQNFLDSYEELSVGEPLSIHIRERLGDSADDAFTQIDDPGLTNVPDLMIGLMTYYIEVAEKTKDTPNDYWNPATEDMDRRPITYYVNDFDASYSTSSAAYTGATDGFPVGDLNWFPAIKEDWVSTSSEIIAGDIPTTISLKQNYPNPFNPATTIQYDLATASNVQIDVFDMLGRKVATLVNNDFQQAGTYRVNFDASNLSSGIYIYMLKAGDISQTKRMTLIK from the coding sequence ATGATATCAAAAAGTTACTTTAGTATTAGTACAGTTATTGTACTAATGGCAATGTTAACAAGTGTATCATTTGCACAGGATGTAGTTACACTTGAGCCTTATAACGTAAATCAACAGTTCCTTGTTGATCAGATTGCAGCAGACACTGCCGCAAATGATGGAGTCATACCGGAAGGCAGAATCTATGAATTAATCGGAGGTGAGGTATATTTAAATACCTCTATTCTATTCATAGAAGATTATGAAACGCTTCATGTACGGTCTTCAAATGACGAAAAAGCGATTATATATCAATATCCCACAGGATCGGGCGACAACCCTAACAATCCTCCCGGCAACTTGTTCATTTCAAGAGGCGGAGATATCATTCTTGATGGCCTTGCTGTAACCGGCTATTATGAACCGGGTGACGATCTTTCAGAAGAGGAGTTTGATGAGTTATATACGGTTCAGGGTGGTCTGCTACGAACAAATCAGGAAGGTGCTTCAATCATAGTAACGAACAGTATATTTTCAAATGTTGCAGGACAAATTTTAAGAACGGAAGGTTCTACAGTGAAAATTCATTTTGAAGATGTAGTTTTTGCAAATCTGGGAGCTCTTTCGACCTCAAATTTTGGTGCCGGTAAAGGTATTGATCTTAGGGAGGCTTCGGTTGATTCCTTAATAATGATAAATAATACATTTGTTAATTATCAGGATCGACCCATAAGACACTACAATTTCGGAAATCCTGAGGCCGGTACAGGTGCAATCGGTTATGGGTTATTTGATCATAACACATTTGTAAATGGAATGGGATTCCACGGAGTTTTATCACTGGGAACAGTTGGGGATAAAATTGAGATCACAAACAATCTTTTTGTGGACGCCTTTGCTTCCGGTGAAGATCCCACAGACGATACCCGAACTGCAGAATGGGCCAACACTGGCGAGCAGTATGATAATGGTAACAACCGGATGGCGTGGATCTTTGCCAATCCAAATGAAACCACTGAGTGGGTAATAGAAAACAACTATTTCGCTGTAACAGCTGAAGGTCAGAATTTCCTTGATAGTTATGAAGAACTCTCGGTCGGTGAACCATTGTCGATACATATCAGGGAAAGGTTAGGAGATTCTGCAGATGATGCATTTACTCAGATTGACGATCCCGGTTTAACAAATGTACCGGATTTGATGATTGGCCTGATGACGTACTATATTGAAGTAGCCGAAAAAACAAAGGATACTCCAAATGATTACTGGAATCCGGCTACTGAAGATATGGACCGGCGTCCCATCACCTATTATGTGAATGATTTTGATGCTTCTTATTCTACCTCATCAGCAGCTTATACCGGAGCAACTGATGGTTTCCCTGTTGGTGACCTAAACTGGTTTCCCGCTATAAAAGAAGACTGGGTATCTACATCTTCTGAAATTATTGCCGGAGATATTCCAACAACAATCTCCTTAAAGCAAAATTATCCCAACCCGTTTAACCCTGCTACTACTATCCAATACGATCTTGCAACAGCCTCTAATGTGCAAATTGATGTTTTTGATATGCTGGGACGAAAAGTGGCAACACTGGTAAATAATGATTTCCAACAGGCTGGAACTTATCGTGTAAATTTTGATGCCAGCAACCTGAGCAGCGGTATCTACATCTATATGCTAAAAGCCGGAGATATTTCTCAAACCAAAAGGATGACTCTGATAAAGTAA
- the scpB gene encoding SMC-Scp complex subunit ScpB has protein sequence MLDYRFVDGTRLTAVIEALIFSSPQPIGWEKLSEIVTESEEDLQLNEEIIKRIINRLNERYEENDLAFRIEETGGGYTFVTQPRYHPWLSIFQHENAYRKLSQSATETLAIVAYRQPITKPEVDDIRGVDSGYILRQLLEKMLVRVSGRADSPGKPLLYKTTKHFLKHFGINSVDELPKPREIDEILKDDDMADHRRLLMERQMELEDEEARQMFDEYSEKREKKEPDDEKQNTSSVNGSGNKNNSGAEDTSNDDENDPDREE, from the coding sequence ATGCTTGATTACCGTTTTGTTGATGGTACACGGTTAACCGCTGTGATCGAAGCCCTTATTTTTTCAAGTCCGCAGCCGATTGGATGGGAAAAATTGTCTGAAATTGTGACTGAAAGTGAGGAAGATCTTCAGTTAAATGAGGAGATTATAAAGCGAATTATAAACCGTCTGAACGAGCGGTACGAAGAGAACGATCTTGCATTTCGCATTGAGGAGACCGGCGGCGGTTACACATTTGTCACCCAGCCAAGATATCATCCCTGGCTGAGCATTTTTCAGCACGAAAATGCGTACCGGAAACTGTCGCAGTCAGCTACAGAAACACTCGCCATCGTGGCGTACCGGCAGCCGATCACAAAACCGGAAGTGGATGATATACGCGGGGTGGATTCCGGGTATATTCTGCGCCAGTTACTGGAAAAGATGCTGGTGAGGGTTTCCGGCAGGGCCGATTCTCCCGGTAAACCGCTGCTTTACAAAACTACGAAACACTTTTTGAAGCACTTTGGAATTAATTCGGTAGACGAACTGCCAAAACCCCGTGAAATTGATGAGATTCTGAAAGATGATGACATGGCCGATCACCGGCGCCTGCTCATGGAGCGGCAGATGGAACTTGAAGATGAAGAAGCGCGCCAGATGTTTGATGAGTATTCTGAGAAGAGAGAGAAAAAAGAGCCGGATGATGAAAAGCAGAATACCAGTTCAGTCAACGGGTCAGGTAATAAAAATAATTCAGGAGCTGAAGATACAAGTAATGATGATGAAAATGATCCGGATAGAGAGGAGTAA